In Paenibacillus sp. FSL M7-0420, a single genomic region encodes these proteins:
- a CDS encoding MDR family MFS transporter: protein MHTKESNLKLVIVGLLLGILMSAMDNTIVAAAMGTIVSDLGGLDKIVWVTSAYMVMVMAGTPIFGKLSDMYGRKRFFIFGLIVFLIGSALCGTSASITQLSIYRAIQGIGGGALMPIAFTIVFDIFPLEKRGKLTGLFGAVFGISSVIGPLLGAYITEYMSWHWIFYINLPIGIVSFFLIMTSYKESISHSKQRIDWGGAFTLVAGIICLMFALELGGNQYAWDSAAILGLFAAFAVLLIAFIIIEKFAAEPVISFAMFRKRLFATSSILGLFYGSAFIVATVYIPIYVQGVYGGSATNSGLILMPMMIGTVIGSQSGGLLTTKTSFRNIMLLSAVCFVGGIYSLSTLTPETSRMALNAFMALTGFGVGFSFSVLSLSSIQHFDMRQRGSATSTSTFMRSLGMTLGITIFGIIQRNSFASELSTAFGDSGQAASFGDPRSALTPEARAQIPPPVLEKITNSLSSSISHTFLWAIVPAVLTVVFVLLMPKDRLLPQGSQHGAKQGQR, encoded by the coding sequence ATGCACACCAAAGAAAGTAATCTCAAGCTAGTCATTGTCGGACTGCTGCTCGGCATTCTGATGTCGGCCATGGATAATACCATTGTTGCCGCAGCTATGGGCACGATTGTGTCCGATCTTGGAGGACTGGATAAAATCGTCTGGGTCACCTCTGCTTATATGGTCATGGTTATGGCCGGCACCCCGATCTTCGGCAAATTGTCCGATATGTACGGGCGCAAGCGGTTTTTCATCTTCGGGCTTATCGTGTTCCTGATTGGCTCCGCCCTGTGCGGAACGTCGGCGAGCATTACCCAGCTCAGTATTTACCGTGCAATTCAAGGGATTGGCGGCGGTGCACTGATGCCGATTGCCTTCACGATTGTCTTCGACATCTTCCCGCTTGAGAAAAGAGGCAAGCTTACCGGACTGTTCGGCGCTGTCTTCGGGATCTCCAGTGTGATTGGGCCTCTGCTTGGTGCTTATATCACCGAATATATGAGCTGGCACTGGATTTTCTATATTAACCTGCCCATCGGGATTGTCTCGTTCTTCCTTATTATGACCTCCTACAAGGAATCCATCTCGCATTCCAAGCAGCGGATTGACTGGGGCGGCGCTTTCACCCTGGTGGCAGGGATTATCTGCCTGATGTTCGCCCTGGAGCTTGGCGGTAATCAGTATGCCTGGGACTCTGCGGCCATTCTCGGACTGTTCGCTGCGTTCGCCGTGCTTCTAATCGCCTTCATTATCATTGAAAAATTCGCGGCAGAGCCGGTCATCTCCTTCGCCATGTTCCGGAAGCGCCTGTTCGCAACCAGCAGTATTCTGGGGCTGTTCTATGGTTCGGCATTCATCGTAGCAACGGTATATATCCCGATCTACGTCCAGGGGGTATACGGCGGCTCGGCCACCAACTCCGGCCTGATTCTGATGCCGATGATGATCGGTACCGTAATTGGCAGCCAGTCCGGCGGCCTGCTTACCACCAAAACGAGCTTCCGCAACATCATGCTGCTGTCGGCAGTCTGCTTCGTGGGCGGGATCTATTCACTCAGCACTTTGACCCCGGAGACCTCCCGGATGGCGCTTAATGCCTTCATGGCCCTGACCGGCTTCGGAGTCGGCTTCTCCTTCTCCGTGCTCAGCCTGTCTTCGATCCAGCATTTCGACATGCGCCAGCGCGGCTCGGCAACGTCCACCAGTACCTTCATGCGCTCGCTCGGGATGACGCTGGGGATAACGATCTTCGGCATAATTCAGCGTAACAGCTTCGCCTCAGAGCTTAGTACAGCCTTCGGCGACAGCGGTCAGGCCGCTTCCTTCGGCGACCCGCGTTCCGCGTTGACGCCTGAGGCCAGAGCACAGATTCCGCCGCCTGTCCTGGAGAAGATTACGAATTCACTGTCTTCGTCGATCTCGCATACCTTCTTGTGGGCTATCGTTCCGGCGGTGCTTACGGTGGTCTTCGTCCTGCTGATGCCGAAGGACCGTCTGCTGCCGCAGGGCAGCCAGCACGGTGCAAAGCAAGGCCAGCGGTAA
- a CDS encoding metal-sensitive transcriptional regulator, giving the protein MSTNEKDPGGQEHGETCHSSASGVRKSHHSPEFKNGLTTRLNRIEGQIRGVKGMIERDTYCDDVLNQLAAVQAALNSVGKLLLEGHMKSCIIERIEAGEHEVIDELLVTVNKLMK; this is encoded by the coding sequence GTGTCTACAAATGAGAAGGACCCTGGCGGACAGGAGCACGGTGAAACGTGCCATTCTTCTGCTTCCGGCGTCCGCAAGAGTCATCACTCGCCGGAATTCAAGAATGGGCTGACAACCCGGCTGAACCGGATTGAAGGGCAGATCCGCGGTGTGAAAGGCATGATTGAACGCGATACCTACTGCGATGATGTGCTGAATCAGCTGGCGGCGGTGCAGGCGGCCCTGAACAGTGTCGGCAAGCTGCTGCTTGAAGGCCATATGAAGAGCTGTATTATCGAACGGATCGAAGCCGGTGAGCATGAGGTGATTGACGAGCTGCTGGTCACGGTGAACAAGCTGATGAAATAA
- a CDS encoding copper ion binding protein, producing the protein MSNVTLNVEGMSCGHCVSAVEKAVSGVGAAAKVDLPAKTVAVEFDENTVSLDKIKAAIEDQGYDVV; encoded by the coding sequence ATGTCGAATGTAACACTGAATGTTGAAGGAATGTCCTGCGGTCATTGTGTAAGTGCTGTAGAGAAGGCTGTTAGCGGCGTAGGCGCTGCGGCGAAGGTGGATCTGCCGGCGAAGACGGTGGCGGTTGAATTCGATGAGAATACGGTAAGCCTGGATAAGATCAAGGCTGCTATTGAAGATCAGGGCTACGACGTAGTGTAA
- a CDS encoding heavy metal translocating P-type ATPase — translation MEKSAESAPQQTTLQITGMTCSACATRIEKGLSRMEGVSRANVNLALEQATVGFDPAVADVAQMEEKIRSLGYDTLKESADFDITGMTCAACSARIEKVLGRMPGIAAVNVNLALETAHVEYSPGNVSTAEIMDKVSSIGYKAALKQDRKDIAEQRSEEITRKRNKWMISALLSLPLLWAMAGHFSFTTWIWTPELFMNPWFQLVLATPVQFVIGWQFYVSAYKALKNGSANMDVLVVLGTSAAYFYSLYLTIDSLKMSGMHHTVELYFETSAVLITLILVGKWFEALAKGRSSDAIRSLMGLQAKTALVLRDGTELSIPVEDVVIGDIVLVKPGTKVPVDGEVVEGLSSVDESMLTGESIPVEKKPGDSVIGATLNKNGMLRVKARKVGRDTALAQIIRVVEEAQGSKAPIQRIADVISGIFVPIVVGIAIVTFGVWYIWGAPGQFAEALEKAIAVLVIACPCALGLATPTSIMAGSGRAAEFGILFKGGEHLEAAQGVKVVVVDKTGTVTNGKPVLTDIIATAGNETQGRVLAENRLLSITAAAEKLSEHPLAEAIVAGAQGRGIDLPPADQFEAVPGRGVSAVVDGQKVSVGTRRMMVENGLDIGPWTGIMTKLEQEGKTAMLIAVDDAVAGVIAVADTIKETSREAVARLQAMGIEVVMITGDNKLTAQAIADQAGIRTVLAEVLPEGKAEEIRRLQSGGVKVAMVGDGINDAPALATADTGMAIGTGTDVAMEAADITLMRGDLMSIPDAILMSRKTMRNIRQNLFWALAYNTLGIPIAALGFLAPWLAGAAMAFSSVSVVLNALRLQRVKL, via the coding sequence ATGGAAAAGAGTGCAGAGTCCGCCCCGCAGCAGACCACGCTGCAAATTACCGGCATGACCTGCTCTGCTTGTGCGACGCGGATTGAGAAGGGCTTGTCCCGCATGGAGGGGGTATCCCGGGCGAATGTCAATCTGGCGCTGGAGCAGGCTACAGTGGGCTTCGATCCGGCAGTTGCAGATGTGGCGCAAATGGAGGAGAAGATCCGCTCTCTGGGCTATGATACGCTGAAGGAGTCGGCGGATTTCGATATTACCGGCATGACCTGTGCTGCCTGCTCGGCTCGTATTGAGAAGGTGCTGGGACGGATGCCGGGGATTGCGGCCGTGAATGTGAACCTGGCGCTGGAGACTGCGCATGTGGAATATTCGCCGGGCAATGTCAGTACAGCCGAGATTATGGATAAGGTGAGCAGCATCGGCTATAAGGCGGCGCTTAAGCAGGACCGGAAGGATATCGCGGAGCAGCGCAGTGAAGAGATTACACGCAAGCGGAATAAGTGGATGATCTCCGCGTTGTTGTCCCTACCGCTGCTCTGGGCTATGGCGGGCCACTTCTCGTTCACAACCTGGATCTGGACGCCTGAGCTATTCATGAATCCCTGGTTCCAGCTTGTGCTGGCGACCCCGGTTCAGTTCGTGATCGGCTGGCAGTTCTATGTCAGCGCCTATAAGGCGCTGAAGAACGGCAGTGCCAACATGGATGTGCTGGTGGTGCTGGGCACCTCGGCGGCGTATTTTTACAGCTTGTATCTGACGATTGATTCGCTGAAAATGAGCGGGATGCACCACACCGTGGAGCTGTACTTCGAGACCAGCGCGGTTCTGATCACGTTAATTCTCGTAGGCAAGTGGTTCGAGGCGCTGGCGAAGGGGCGTTCATCGGATGCGATCCGCAGCCTGATGGGGCTGCAGGCCAAGACTGCGCTGGTGCTGCGGGACGGTACAGAGCTGAGTATTCCCGTCGAGGATGTAGTGATCGGCGATATTGTGCTGGTGAAGCCCGGCACGAAGGTGCCTGTAGACGGTGAAGTCGTGGAGGGGCTGTCCTCCGTCGATGAATCTATGCTCACGGGCGAGAGTATCCCGGTAGAGAAGAAGCCGGGGGATTCCGTTATCGGAGCTACGCTGAACAAGAACGGCATGCTGCGGGTCAAAGCCCGCAAGGTCGGCCGTGATACGGCACTGGCACAGATCATCAGAGTTGTGGAGGAAGCGCAGGGCTCGAAGGCGCCGATCCAGCGGATTGCCGATGTCATCTCCGGGATCTTCGTGCCGATTGTGGTCGGTATTGCTATCGTAACCTTCGGGGTCTGGTATATCTGGGGAGCGCCGGGGCAGTTCGCGGAGGCCCTGGAAAAAGCCATTGCGGTGCTTGTCATCGCCTGTCCATGCGCTCTGGGACTGGCGACACCAACCTCGATTATGGCCGGGTCCGGCCGGGCCGCCGAGTTCGGCATCCTGTTCAAGGGCGGGGAGCATCTGGAAGCTGCGCAGGGCGTGAAGGTAGTGGTCGTGGATAAGACGGGAACGGTGACCAACGGTAAGCCGGTGCTGACCGATATTATAGCGACTGCCGGAAATGAGACACAAGGCAGGGTGCTTGCCGAGAATCGTCTGCTGTCGATTACAGCGGCTGCGGAGAAGCTCTCGGAGCATCCGCTGGCTGAGGCCATAGTGGCTGGTGCACAGGGCAGAGGAATCGACCTGCCGCCTGCGGACCAGTTCGAGGCGGTACCGGGGCGCGGGGTGTCGGCGGTAGTGGACGGCCAGAAGGTAAGCGTAGGCACACGGCGGATGATGGTGGAGAACGGACTGGATATCGGACCGTGGACAGGAATCATGACCAAGCTGGAGCAGGAAGGCAAAACAGCGATGCTAATAGCTGTCGATGATGCGGTAGCGGGAGTGATTGCCGTGGCTGACACGATCAAGGAGACCTCCCGCGAGGCGGTAGCCCGGCTGCAGGCCATGGGCATCGAGGTTGTCATGATTACCGGAGACAACAAGCTTACGGCCCAGGCGATTGCGGATCAGGCGGGCATCCGCACGGTTCTGGCGGAGGTGCTGCCTGAGGGCAAGGCGGAAGAGATCCGCAGGCTCCAGAGCGGCGGGGTCAAGGTGGCTATGGTCGGCGACGGCATCAACGATGCTCCGGCGCTGGCGACCGCGGATACGGGCATGGCGATCGGCACCGGCACGGATGTGGCGATGGAGGCGGCGGATATTACGCTGATGCGCGGCGATCTGATGAGTATCCCGGATGCGATCCTGATGAGCCGCAAGACCATGCGCAATATCAGGCAGAATCTGTTCTGGGCTCTTGCCTACAATACGCTCGGCATCCCGATTGCGGCGCTCGGCTTCCTGGCCCCTTGGCTGGCCGGAGCTGCGATGGCCTTCAGCTCGGTATCGGTGGTACTGAACGCGCTGCGTTTACAGCGCGTCAAGCTGTAA
- a CDS encoding DMT family transporter, with protein sequence MHKQGLKLAYSFAVLNAVIIGFSFLFTKVALVHAGPLDTLTFRFAASFAVMSVPVALGWVKVSYRGKPMGRALVLAAMYPLGFFTLQVFGLQRATSAEGGILYSFTPVVTMIIAAIFLKEKTTLLQKLCIFLSVFGVVFIFVMKGSGIQLSNMTGIVLLFMTCLAFAGYSVLARSLSSHFSPAELSYLMMGVGFATFLIISLTGHTVSGTLGDFLNPLGSATFVLSAVYLGVIASLVTTLTSTYILSKIEASLMSVFTNLSTIVSIAAGAIFLGEQITVYHWIGSFLIIAGVIGTNLLGRKKTAAASASAGK encoded by the coding sequence ATGCACAAACAAGGACTCAAGCTGGCCTACAGCTTCGCCGTACTCAATGCGGTCATTATCGGCTTCTCCTTCCTGTTCACCAAAGTAGCTCTGGTACACGCCGGGCCGCTCGACACGCTGACCTTCCGGTTCGCTGCCTCTTTTGCCGTCATGTCGGTTCCGGTCGCCCTCGGCTGGGTCAAGGTTTCCTACCGGGGCAAGCCGATGGGCCGGGCCCTGGTGCTCGCTGCGATGTACCCGCTCGGCTTCTTCACCCTGCAGGTCTTCGGACTTCAGCGCGCCACCTCAGCCGAGGGAGGCATCCTCTATTCGTTCACTCCGGTGGTGACGATGATCATCGCCGCGATCTTCCTGAAGGAGAAGACCACCCTGCTGCAAAAGCTGTGCATCTTCCTCTCGGTATTCGGCGTGGTATTCATCTTCGTCATGAAGGGAAGCGGCATTCAGCTGTCCAATATGACCGGGATTGTGCTGCTGTTCATGACTTGTCTCGCTTTTGCCGGATACAGCGTGCTGGCCCGCTCCCTCTCCAGCCACTTCAGCCCTGCTGAGCTCAGCTACCTGATGATGGGGGTCGGCTTCGCCACCTTCCTGATCATCTCGCTCACCGGACATACCGTCAGCGGGACGCTTGGAGATTTCCTGAATCCGCTGGGAAGTGCAACGTTTGTCCTGTCCGCCGTATATCTGGGGGTAATCGCTTCGCTGGTCACAACCCTGACTTCAACCTATATTTTATCCAAAATCGAGGCCTCCCTCATGAGCGTCTTCACCAATCTATCCACCATCGTATCTATTGCAGCCGGAGCAATCTTCCTGGGTGAGCAGATCACGGTCTATCACTGGATCGGATCCTTCCTGATCATCGCCGGGGTCATTGGCACGAACCTGCTTGGCCGGAAAAAGACCGCTGCGGCTTCCGCATCAGCGGGCAAATAG
- a CDS encoding aminotransferase-like domain-containing protein translates to MNKYHQVITELERQMKEGQYRPGDKLPSVRSASAIYGCSVSTILKAYGELERTHTIYSIPQSGYYMVDKSANSAAAESEGTVDFASASPDLNVFPYLDFQHCLNKAIDQYKYHLFTYGDALGLESLRRTLVSHLAEYQVFAKAESILITSGIQQALEILARMPFPSGRTDILVEQPGYDIYLRYLEAEGLPVSGIGRSAAGINLQELEERFASGRFKFFYTMPRYHNPLGTTYSTEGRKAIAGLAAKYDVYIAEDDYMADLGIGRRYDPIFAYDQTSHVIYLKSFSKIIFPGLRLGAVVVPQPLLETFRSYKGYTDTSLLSQAALEVYIKNGMYGHHRHRIKAMYAKKIRAVYEALARHNTDGFIEASADSSGIYIQFKLPLTVNLERLVKRLAGRKIRVVPGNGFYLPDYQARDKFLRISISRAGLTQIDEGIRAIVQEVKRGNGW, encoded by the coding sequence ATGAACAAGTATCATCAGGTGATTACAGAGCTTGAGCGGCAGATGAAGGAAGGGCAGTACCGCCCGGGGGATAAACTGCCGTCTGTGCGCAGTGCTTCAGCAATCTACGGCTGTAGCGTCAGTACCATTCTGAAGGCTTACGGGGAGCTGGAGCGGACACATACGATCTATTCTATTCCTCAGAGCGGCTATTATATGGTGGACAAGAGTGCGAATTCGGCAGCGGCGGAGAGTGAAGGAACGGTTGATTTTGCTTCGGCTTCGCCCGATCTGAACGTCTTTCCGTACCTGGACTTCCAGCATTGTCTCAATAAGGCGATTGACCAGTACAAATACCATCTGTTCACCTATGGCGATGCGCTGGGGCTGGAGTCGCTGCGCCGCACTCTGGTGTCGCATCTCGCGGAGTATCAGGTGTTCGCCAAGGCGGAGTCGATCCTGATTACCTCGGGGATTCAGCAGGCGCTGGAGATACTGGCCAGAATGCCTTTTCCCAGCGGCAGGACGGATATTCTGGTGGAACAGCCGGGGTATGACATCTATCTGCGGTATTTGGAGGCTGAGGGGCTGCCGGTGAGCGGAATCGGACGTTCGGCGGCGGGCATCAACCTGCAGGAGCTGGAGGAGCGGTTCGCCAGCGGGCGATTCAAATTTTTTTATACGATGCCCAGATATCACAATCCGCTCGGGACAACGTACAGCACAGAGGGGCGCAAGGCCATTGCCGGACTGGCAGCCAAGTACGATGTCTATATTGCCGAGGATGATTATATGGCGGATCTGGGGATTGGACGGCGTTATGACCCGATCTTTGCGTATGACCAGACCTCCCATGTCATTTATCTCAAAAGCTTCTCCAAAATCATCTTCCCGGGCCTTCGGCTCGGTGCGGTGGTGGTGCCGCAGCCGCTGCTGGAGACCTTCCGCTCCTATAAAGGCTATACCGATACCTCGCTGCTGTCTCAGGCCGCGCTTGAGGTTTACATCAAGAACGGGATGTACGGGCATCACAGGCACAGGATCAAAGCCATGTACGCCAAAAAAATCCGTGCGGTATACGAAGCACTCGCGCGGCATAATACGGACGGCTTCATCGAAGCCTCTGCGGACAGCTCCGGCATCTATATCCAGTTCAAGCTGCCGCTCACCGTCAACCTGGAGCGTCTGGTCAAGCGCCTGGCCGGGCGGAAGATCCGCGTGGTACCCGGGAATGGCTTCTATTTGCCGGATTACCAGGCCCGCGACAAATTCCTGCGCATCAGTATTTCCCGGGCAGGGCTTACGCAGATTGATGAGGGAATCCGGGCGATTGTCCAGGAGGTGAAGCGCGGGAACGGGTGGTAG
- the nfsA gene encoding oxygen-insensitive NADPH nitroreductase — MKPTNETLELLNRHTSVRQYQDKPVSDELLAAVIGAGQMASTSSNVQAYTVIAVTEPALKARLSALSGNQAYIEQCPVFLVWCADLYRLREASAPHLQGKRSYEDTAENLIVATVDVALAAQNAAVAAESLGLGIVYIGGIRNEIAAVSELLGLPELVYPVFGMCLGYPAAVNGIRPRLPQAAVLHHNGYNAEAAVEQVRVYDAISSDYMRERTGGQSAASWSEMMAGRLAQPARLHMKEFLLSKGFMQR, encoded by the coding sequence ATGAAACCCACGAATGAAACCCTTGAGCTGTTGAACCGTCATACCTCTGTCCGCCAGTACCAGGACAAGCCGGTCAGTGACGAGCTGCTGGCAGCCGTGATTGGAGCGGGGCAGATGGCTTCGACCTCCAGCAATGTCCAGGCGTACACGGTTATTGCTGTAACTGAGCCTGCGCTTAAGGCACGGTTGTCCGCACTGTCGGGCAATCAGGCGTACATCGAGCAGTGTCCGGTGTTCCTGGTCTGGTGTGCGGACCTGTACCGTCTGCGGGAAGCATCTGCTCCGCATTTGCAGGGGAAGCGGTCCTACGAGGACACGGCTGAGAATCTGATCGTGGCTACGGTCGATGTGGCGCTGGCCGCGCAGAATGCGGCGGTTGCCGCTGAATCGCTGGGCCTCGGCATTGTTTATATCGGCGGCATCCGCAATGAGATCGCCGCGGTATCTGAGCTCCTCGGCCTGCCGGAGCTGGTCTATCCGGTCTTCGGCATGTGCCTCGGGTATCCGGCCGCCGTGAACGGCATCCGCCCGCGCCTGCCGCAGGCAGCGGTGCTACATCATAACGGCTACAATGCCGAAGCCGCAGTGGAACAGGTCCGCGTGTACGACGCGATCTCCAGCGACTATATGCGCGAGCGTACCGGCGGCCAGAGCGCAGCCTCCTGGTCGGAGATGATGGCGGGCCGGCTGGCTCAGCCTGCCCGGCTACACATGAAGGAATTCCTGCTTAGCAAGGGATTCATGCAGCGGTAG